Proteins from a genomic interval of Diprion similis isolate iyDipSimi1 chromosome 10, iyDipSimi1.1, whole genome shotgun sequence:
- the LOC124411222 gene encoding 26S proteasome non-ATPase regulatory subunit 6: MPLENLEEEGLEKNPNLELAQTKFLLGLPEHKDEISLKTKLLDAIKAENMAPFYKEVCQDLNWPVDEALLAKMLATNQEQLKELDAAIEDAEQNLGEMEVREANLKKSEHLCRIGDKDGAISAFRKTYDKTVSLGHRLDIVFHNIRIGLFYMDHDLVTRNIEKAKSLIEEGGDWDRRNRLKVYQGTYCIAVRDFKEAATFFLDTISTFTSYELMDYNTFVRYTVYLSMISLPRNQLRDKIIKGSEILEVLHTNPDTKDYLFSLYNCHYADFFKNLAQVEGLLRRDYLVFPHYRYYVREMRILAYTQLLESYRSLTLQYMAEAFGVTVDYVDQELSRFIAAGRLHCKVDRVGGVVETNRPDSKNWQYQAMVKQGDLLLNRVQKLSRVINI, encoded by the exons ATGCCGTTGGAAAATTTGGAAGAAGAGGGTCTGGAGAAGAATCCGAATTTGGAATTGGCCCAGACAAAATTCCTGCTCGGTTTACCGGAGCACAAAGACGAGATAAGCTTGAAAACAAAACTCCTCGATGCCATCAAAGCGGAAA ATATGGCACCGTTCTACAAAGAAGTTTGTCAGGACCTTAACTGGCCCGTAGACGAGGCGTTGCTAGCAAAGATGCTGGCGACGAATCAGGAACAGTTGAAGGAGCTCGATGCGGCGATCGAAGACGCGGAGCAAAATCTGGGCGAGATGGAAGTGAGAGAAGCGAATTTAAAGAAGTCTGAACATCTGTGCAGAATCGGAGACAAGGACGGAGCGATATCTGCGTTTAGAAAAACTTACGACAAGACCGTATCTCTTGGTCACAGACTCGATATTGTCTTCCACAATATTAGGATCGGCCTTTTCTACATGGACCACGATCTCGTCACACGAAACATAGAGAAGGCCAAGAG CTTGATCGAGGAAGGTGGAGACTGGGACAGGAGGAACAGGCTCAAAGTCTACCAAGGAACCTACTGCATCGCAGTTCGTGACTTCAAGGAAGCTGCCACCTTCTTCCTGGACACAATTAGCACGTTCACTAGCTACGAGCTGATGGACTACAACACGTTTGTCAGATACACGGTCTACTTGAGCATGATAAGTTTACCCCGCAATCAGCTTCGAGACAAAATTATTAaaggttctgaaattcttgaggttCTCCACACCAATCCCGACACCAAGGACTATCTCTTTTCTTTGTACAATTGCCACTACGCtgatttcttcaaaaatttag cCCAAGTCGAGGGATTGTTGCGCAGAGATTACCTCGTCTTCCCCCATTACCGTTACTACGTTAGGGAAATGCGTATATTAGCTTACACTCAGCTCCTCGAGTCCTACAGATCGCTCACGCTTCAGTACATGGCCGAAGCCTTCGGGGTTACAGTGGATTACGTCGACCA GGAACTTTCGCGCTTCATAGCCGCAGGACGACTGCATTGTAAGGTTGACCGTGTTGGCGGTGTCGTGGAGACGAATAGACCGGACAGTAAGAATTGGCAATACCAAGCGATGGTCAAGCAAGGAGATTTGCTTTTAAACAGAGTCCAGAAGTTGTCTCGagtgataaatatttaa